One stretch of Akkermansia sp. RCC_12PD DNA includes these proteins:
- a CDS encoding glycosyltransferase family 2 protein has translation MKTLTVFTPTFNRAECLRRCYESLLRQTCRDFVWLVVDDGSSDGTADLVREWQRAGHVEIRYHYQENGGMHTAHNAAYRLMDTELNVCLDSDDLMTEDAVAAILELWKRRGSERLAGIAGLDADVRTGELIGTAFEEDGREMTLTGFYASGGRGDKKLVYRTALMKRLPPYPVFPGEKYVGLGYKYMLADEAAPLLAMNRVLCLVEYREDGSSKNMFRQYVRNPRGFAFLRKEGMKRQPSGRRRFMEAVHYVSASLLARHARFLQESPRPFLTLAAVPFGIALMCLIIVKTRNNG, from the coding sequence ATGAAGACGTTGACCGTGTTCACGCCGACCTTCAACAGGGCGGAATGCCTGCGCCGCTGTTATGAAAGCCTGCTGAGGCAGACCTGCCGCGACTTTGTCTGGCTGGTCGTCGATGACGGATCATCCGACGGAACCGCAGACCTGGTGCGGGAATGGCAACGGGCGGGGCATGTGGAAATACGCTACCACTATCAGGAAAACGGAGGAATGCACACGGCCCATAATGCCGCGTACAGGCTCATGGACACGGAACTCAACGTCTGCCTGGATTCCGACGACCTGATGACGGAAGACGCCGTGGCTGCCATTCTGGAACTCTGGAAGCGGCGCGGAAGCGAACGTCTGGCCGGAATTGCGGGGCTGGACGCCGACGTCCGTACCGGGGAACTCATCGGAACGGCCTTTGAAGAGGATGGCAGGGAGATGACGCTGACCGGATTCTATGCATCGGGGGGCAGGGGAGACAAGAAGCTCGTGTACCGGACCGCGCTGATGAAGCGGCTGCCGCCTTATCCCGTGTTTCCCGGTGAAAAGTATGTGGGGCTGGGCTACAAGTACATGCTGGCGGACGAAGCGGCGCCCCTGCTGGCCATGAACAGGGTGCTTTGCCTGGTGGAATACCGGGAGGACGGTTCCTCGAAAAACATGTTCAGGCAGTACGTCCGGAATCCCAGGGGATTTGCCTTTCTGCGGAAGGAGGGGATGAAGCGCCAGCCTTCCGGGCGCAGGCGCTTCATGGAGGCGGTGCATTACGTGTCCGCCTCCCTGCTGGCGCGCCATGCCCGCTTTTTGCAGGAATCCCCGCGTCCGTTCCTGACGCTGGCGGCCGTGCCCTTCGGAATAGCGCTGATGTGCCTGATTATCGTGAAAACCAGAAACAACGGATGA
- a CDS encoding glycosyltransferase family 4 protein, with translation MKIAYVLDDLDAAGGIQAVTRAKAAALAAVPGNEVVLVAANDARRTAADLPPGVRVVTLGVNYYEDDWKGFLYVMKGILVRRRRHAEALRKTLGELEPDIVISVGQSEKFMISRISRGRPWKTVREYHYSGTYRKDYARLQGGMRARVMAAVSDFYEFALRQGGYDATVVLTRQDMETNWKGRKGVHVIPNPCIRRTERTASLDRPRAVAVGRLVPVKGFDLLIRAWEKVAAVHPGWELEIWGDGPEKESLENLVREKGLERQVFLRGATSEVQEKLLQSSMLVFSSLFEGFGMVLVEAMACGVPCVAFECPCGPRDLIDPEKDGLLVPPGDTGRLAEAVIRMIEHPELRRAMGAAARKKAGRYGLDAIARSWMDLFHALKNSENTNLA, from the coding sequence ATGAAGATTGCGTACGTACTGGATGATCTGGACGCGGCGGGAGGAATTCAGGCCGTCACGCGCGCCAAGGCTGCGGCGCTGGCCGCCGTGCCGGGCAATGAAGTCGTTCTGGTTGCGGCCAACGACGCCCGCCGGACTGCGGCGGATTTGCCGCCGGGCGTCAGGGTGGTGACCCTGGGTGTGAATTATTATGAGGACGACTGGAAGGGATTCCTGTATGTGATGAAGGGCATCCTTGTCAGGCGCAGGCGCCATGCGGAGGCTCTCCGGAAAACCCTTGGGGAGCTGGAGCCGGATATCGTCATTTCCGTAGGGCAGTCGGAAAAGTTCATGATTTCCCGGATTTCCCGCGGCAGACCATGGAAAACCGTGCGCGAATACCACTACTCCGGTACCTACCGGAAAGATTACGCGAGGCTTCAGGGCGGGATGAGGGCGCGTGTCATGGCCGCCGTTTCCGATTTTTATGAATTCGCGCTCCGCCAGGGCGGCTATGACGCCACCGTGGTGCTTACCCGGCAGGATATGGAGACGAACTGGAAGGGAAGGAAGGGCGTGCACGTGATTCCGAACCCGTGCATCCGCCGGACGGAACGGACTGCCTCCTTGGACCGTCCCCGCGCGGTTGCCGTGGGGCGTCTTGTTCCGGTCAAGGGATTTGACCTTTTGATCCGTGCGTGGGAAAAAGTGGCTGCCGTCCATCCCGGATGGGAGCTGGAGATATGGGGGGACGGTCCGGAAAAGGAATCCCTTGAAAACCTGGTCCGGGAAAAGGGGCTGGAAAGGCAGGTATTTCTGCGCGGAGCCACCTCTGAGGTGCAGGAAAAACTGCTGCAGTCCTCCATGCTGGTGTTTTCCTCCCTTTTTGAGGGATTCGGCATGGTGCTGGTGGAGGCGATGGCGTGCGGCGTGCCCTGCGTGGCGTTTGAATGCCCGTGCGGACCGCGGGATCTGATTGATCCGGAAAAAGACGGCCTGCTGGTTCCACCAGGAGATACGGGCCGTCTGGCGGAGGCCGTCATCCGGATGATTGAACATCCCGAATTGAGGCGCGCCATGGGAGCCGCCGCCCGGAAGAAGGCCGGACGTTATGGGCTGGACGCCATTGCCCGTTCCTGGATGGACCTGTTCCATGCATTGAAAAATTCTGAAAACACGAACCTTGCCTGA
- a CDS encoding glycosyltransferase has product MTMPLVSIIIPCYNVAAFMKKCLDTVCAQTLRDIEIICINDGSTDGTPDILREYEAADERIRIIDQPNAGVAAARNAGLDAACGKYIGFADPDDYVSPVMFQRLYLAAEQYGAELVCMGATIAGDMPLSVRWSMLNGLQCPEWHCSHYDFASMGTFSELCWDKLYRADFLKKTGLRFREGMRQGSDALFNNLLHPYVRNIVKIPDCLYIYRPTRPDSLVNVYKAPDKKGSGFYPALERVDLIAAAYRELGCLEKARITVLNWLNGSIQLFSSNLLHQTAGEKKEALDAVRALLDKYGWREFAQSPESPFRLLKYIACGHDFRVRCALFGLYRFLHSRAGNKLVELCTRIINLRGSSR; this is encoded by the coding sequence ATGACCATGCCACTCGTTTCCATTATCATTCCGTGCTACAATGTAGCCGCATTCATGAAAAAATGCCTGGATACCGTCTGCGCCCAGACGCTTCGGGACATAGAAATCATCTGCATCAATGACGGTTCCACGGACGGAACGCCGGACATCCTGCGGGAATATGAAGCCGCGGACGAAAGAATCCGCATCATCGACCAGCCCAATGCGGGCGTGGCGGCGGCCCGGAATGCCGGGCTGGATGCCGCGTGCGGAAAGTACATCGGGTTTGCCGACCCGGACGACTATGTCTCCCCCGTCATGTTCCAGCGCCTGTATCTGGCGGCGGAACAGTATGGAGCGGAGCTGGTTTGCATGGGGGCCACGATTGCCGGGGACATGCCGCTCTCCGTCCGGTGGAGCATGCTCAACGGCCTGCAATGCCCGGAATGGCACTGCAGCCATTACGACTTTGCGTCCATGGGAACGTTCAGCGAGCTGTGCTGGGACAAGCTTTACCGGGCGGATTTCCTGAAAAAGACGGGCCTCCGCTTCCGGGAGGGAATGAGGCAGGGGAGCGATGCCCTGTTCAACAACCTGCTTCACCCCTATGTGCGGAATATTGTCAAAATACCGGATTGCCTGTACATTTACCGTCCTACTCGTCCGGATTCCCTGGTTAACGTTTACAAGGCCCCGGACAAAAAGGGTTCCGGGTTTTATCCGGCTCTGGAGCGCGTGGACCTGATCGCCGCTGCCTACCGGGAATTGGGCTGTCTGGAAAAAGCCAGGATAACGGTCCTGAACTGGCTGAACGGCAGTATCCAGCTTTTCTCGTCCAACCTGCTCCACCAGACGGCGGGAGAGAAAAAGGAAGCCCTGGATGCGGTCCGCGCCCTGTTGGACAAATACGGGTGGCGAGAATTTGCCCAGTCCCCGGAATCCCCTTTCCGTCTCCTGAAATACATTGCCTGCGGGCACGACTTCCGCGTGAGGTGTGCCCTGTTCGGCCTTTACCGGTTCCTGCATTCCCGCGCCGGAAACAAGCTGGTGGAGCTATGCACCCGGATTATCAACCTGCGCGGAAGCTCCCGGTAG
- a CDS encoding retropepsin-like aspartic protease, which yields MKRLLPFFAALLGLLPCAWSANIPSDSIPFELGTASRIYVQCRVNGSRPLLFLFDTGATSMVINSNSLEGIPMEFNETIVNYGATGSNEVRKSAENKFSVGKQSLSSVPFIAIPYARDQWDGVLGLWFIQRQVTEVNYTDRKIYLYPHGSYTPPPNAIRLKMEYVMGIPVVPAQATVNGKVYQLRLSVDTGSDRVLDLNTPFVNKHRLLGSQVPFSVSSISSSDANTGRLENVIFDSIQLGACKLPRIPGAFSTVTSGIQSMPEMDGVMGNNLLKRFNLVYDSQNGYLYLIPNNLLYTPFYDCLLQPRKTVPQAPACTAGR from the coding sequence ATGAAAAGATTGCTGCCGTTTTTTGCCGCTCTGCTGGGGCTCCTTCCCTGCGCCTGGAGCGCCAACATTCCCAGTGACAGCATTCCGTTCGAGCTCGGAACCGCCAGCCGCATTTACGTGCAATGCCGCGTCAACGGCAGCCGTCCCCTGCTTTTTCTTTTTGATACCGGGGCCACTTCCATGGTCATCAACAGCAATTCCCTGGAAGGCATTCCGATGGAGTTCAATGAAACTATTGTGAATTACGGTGCCACGGGTTCCAATGAGGTCCGCAAAAGCGCGGAAAACAAATTTTCCGTCGGAAAGCAGTCCCTGTCCAGCGTCCCTTTCATCGCCATTCCCTATGCCCGTGACCAGTGGGACGGCGTTCTCGGCCTCTGGTTCATCCAGCGGCAGGTCACGGAAGTCAATTACACGGACCGGAAAATTTACCTGTATCCGCACGGTTCCTACACGCCGCCGCCAAACGCCATCCGCCTGAAGATGGAATACGTGATGGGAATCCCGGTAGTTCCCGCCCAAGCAACGGTCAACGGGAAGGTTTACCAGCTCCGCCTGTCGGTAGATACGGGTTCCGACCGCGTTCTGGACCTCAATACCCCCTTTGTCAACAAGCACCGCCTCCTGGGCAGCCAGGTTCCGTTCTCCGTCTCCAGCATTTCCAGTTCCGATGCCAATACGGGCAGGCTGGAGAACGTCATTTTCGACAGCATCCAGCTCGGCGCCTGCAAATTGCCGCGCATTCCCGGAGCGTTTTCCACCGTCACCAGCGGCATCCAGAGCATGCCGGAGATGGACGGAGTCATGGGCAACAACCTTCTGAAACGCTTCAACCTCGTTTACGATTCCCAAAACGGCTACCTTTACCTGATTCCCAACAACCTGCTTTACACGCCTTTTTACGACTGCCTCCTCCAGCCCCGGAAGACAGTGCCCCAGGCGCCTGCCTGCACGGCAGGAAGATGA